ATCCTATGATATCCATGAAGACATACATTCTCCAAGCCGAGACCATTAGTGAATGGAGCCCTTCCAGTAGCAATCAAGGCTGCATCTACCTGTAGCAAATGACAGAAAAAGGGTCACTCAAACAGATACCATTGACCTCAATCAAGCAGAGCCACAACTAACAAATGGGAAAAGCAAATAGAAGATAACAGGGATATAGATTTGACATCAGGAAAAGCATCATATGGCAGAAAATTCAGTACATGATAACATTGTCTATAAAGAAAATATGCTGCCATAACTACCAAACAGAAAAGGCATATTCCAAGAATTCCACACAAAAGAACATATGCACATACCTCCAAAGTGTCTTTGTGTTCCTTAGTCTTGGCGTCAGTAAGCTCAATAATAACAGGCTTTCCATCCCTTGCAGGAGTGATctatataaataacaagaaagtAATCAATATCCATTTATTGAACAGCCAGCTAGAATGCACAAAGATTTAAACAGTAGAATGCCTTGGTTGCAAACACTCCGGTATGGTAGTCAATTTTCCTTGGGTTGATCAGAACCCTTTGGGCCAACTTACTAATCTCAGGATCAAACCCGGGCATAAGTTGATCTAGAGCTTCAATAAAAGTAACCTGAACACACCATTTATATAAGCTTTGTTGTGTTAAAAAAAAGACTTTGGGGCATTTAAATTATGCTATAACTTTGTAATAGGGATAAACAATAACAAAAGGCAAATAGAGATTTCAGTGACTAAATCCCGTGGTAAATGGTTATTTTTCCATGTATGAATTGGATCAAAGAGAATATATCAATATAGATATATGGAAATGCTTTATGCGGTCTAAGTTAGCTCGCAGTCATTTTGTACACAATAGAAGTCGGCAAAGAGTAGAGATCCTCCCAGCTTGGAGTTTCAATGACAGCATAGATTAATCCTAGAGTAGAGAAGCATAACTTCAATGCAATCTTCATCTCGAAGACTTATAGATTTCAGGTGAAAGACACATAAAATCTAAAGCATATCGTAAATGTACAGTCCTTTAATCCTCAAAGAGATTCCTGTATTCATTTCATAAAAAATGTACAAaggtaaaaaaagaaaagaatgaggtGTCACCTCACTGCCAAGTGCAGTGTATACATCACTAAATTCAAGACCAATATAACCACTTCCTACGATCGCAATCCAATCAGGAACAAACTCCAATTTCAAGGCATGGTCACTAGTAATAACAGTCTTCCCTGCAGGTTATGATTAATAATTAGAGAATGAGAGAGAGAgacaggaaaaaaaaaaaaaaagaagaggaaagaaCACTATAACAATAACAACACAGAATATTACATCCATGCAACTCATGCATCCTTCTCTAAAAGTTAAAGTCCACAAGTTTCTCCTGAAGCAAATTTCTGTCAGGTTGCTAGTTGACagatataaattatttgttaataaaatttaaccCTGTGATCAGTTCCCATAAAATCTACGGAAGACTAGGATTAGAGTTCCAGTTTTCAGGCCATATCGTCTATATGTAGCAGATGCAGAATTCCCATTGATTCGGCAGCACTTGAATAACTAGGAAATTGTTATCCAAACTTTTGTTCCCACATTTCACTCGGTTGAACTGATGCATGTGTTCTTGTTACATAACATATGACCACTCAAAAATCTCATGCATGTTGTCCCAGATAGTGATTAAAACGTAAAAGAGGACGAAGATAGACAATATCTGATGTATCATGGGTAGTGTAGTAATGGCATTAAATGCCTATGCTGCCTTAGAATTTTAATGGAAAACCAAGATCTCAAAGACAAAAACTATACCATCAACTTCAATGCCCTTGGGAACAAAAGGGACGGAACCAGTAGCAATGATGATATCTTTCGCAGTTACTACGTTGTCAGTGAAACCAACCTTCCCATATTTCACTTTTTGGGGACCCTAAATACACATACAGAAAATTAAGGATACTTGAGATGATAAAACCTATAGAATATGGATTTTATTACATAAAGTATGTTAGGCTTACCACAATAGTACCAAAACCAGTTAAAATGTCTACCCCAAGCGCCTTCATTGAGTTAGTCAAATTGCTTCGAATTTCTGAAGCAAGATTATTTGCATGGCCAGCAACTCCCTGTCTGTCGTATCCAGCAGCAGAAACCTACCATATGTAACATGAAGAACAGCACAGAAGGAAATAATCAGAGGATGACAGATGCTGAACTCAGCTCATAAACTGAAGCTCAAATTAAAATTAGGAGAGTATCAACATTTTTTTTCAGTTAGGAGCATAAATGCATGTCAGTTTAAATGCAAATACTGATATATTTTGAAACAATGACATGCTATCTTGCTCCAACCCTTCAATTTTCTTGAAGCACTCATTTCTGACACGAGCTCAACACAACAATATGGGGAAATCACCTCCAatgatcctccaaatacatgaaaaaatttagaaaaaatctGACCATATCCTTGTTGGGCACATACCGTTGTCCAATACTCACTAACATAGAAGTCGTGTGCCTCAGCTTAAGTCTCAAACAAGCAATCATAACAATTCAATCTTATTATTACCTGTAAGCCCAAAGCTTTCATGTGATGCTCACTTTGAAGTTCACGCATCCTACCACTAACAGCCAAGAGAGCTTTCGAAGGAACACAACCTCGGTTAACACACGTTCCTCCCACTACATCGCCTTCAATAATAGCAGTTTTCAAACCCTGCAATTACCAGAGCATGACAAGAAAAATTAAAGCAGGAATCAAATTATAAGTATTAATTGCATGAAAAATAGGAAAAACAGCAATCAACTATCAATGCACCATTGATCTTCACTTATAGCAGGAAAAACAAATATAAACAACTGAAAAATTACAGAGGTTTGTCTATAAATAATTACATTTCCAAAGAAGTTCTGCTAAACAACCAGGTAAAAGGCCACTGAGAGAAAGGAAGTAAGTTTCAGGCTTTCAGCTAAAAGATAAAGCGATATAGCGTCAAACTGAGTGAAAAAAACATAATGAAATTAAGTTTCAGCTAGAAGATAGAGCTGAATAGCATCAAAACCAagtgaaaaacataaaaattttcagtttcagataaaacataaactaaatagcgtaaaaaatgagtgaaaaaaaaCATAATGATTTTCAGTTTCAGCTAAAAGGTAAAGCTTAATAGCGTCAAAATTGAGTGAAAAAACAAAACGGTTTTCAGTTTCAGCTAAAAAGATAAAGCTAAATAGAGTcaaattttagttaaaagtaCATTAAGATTTACAGTTTCAGATTTTCAGCTCAAAGATAAAGCTAAATAGCGTCAAAATtttgtggaaaaaaataaagattttcagTACAGATAAAAGATAAAGAAAATAGCATCAAAATTGAGTGAAAAAGACGTAAAGATTTTCAGTTTCAGTtaaaagataaagataaataacgtcaaaattgagtggaaaaaaataataaaataaaaatgacctTCTCGACAGCATGCAATGCAGCTCCATGGCCACCGACGCCGGCGCCGatgataatcaaatcataatcaaaCGATTTTGGAGGAGTTCCATTGTTTCCAGTTGAAGCAGAGATTCTCTTGGAACGTCCACGAGTCGAGAGTCGAACTCGACCAGAACTCGACCGAGTCAAAATAGAAATCCCGAAAGCTTCCCTTCTGAGCCCACAGAAGCGGAGATTGATGGGAGATTGAGAATGGAAGGCGTAATTAGTTGTAGGAACAGTGGTAGCTCGAGAGAAAGATAAAGTGGAATGCATGCTTTATTGCTTTTTTCTTGTCTTCTGTTTGGCAAGCAAGAAAATGGGAGAGACAGTGTGAATGAGAGATATAGGAAGAGagggaaagggaaagggaaagggcGTGGTTTTGCTTTGACAAGTACGTCTGTTGGAGTGAGAGGGATAGGGATAGCATAGTTACCCAAGCCTATTGTTTATTGATCCTACATTACTCCAATTTAACTACAAAAAATGATTTATAACTTATGCTGATAAAGTTTTGGGTAAACGATGTTGTGGAAGTTTTTTTTCTTAGCTTTGAGACTTGAAGGAATTTTTTAATAGTTgagtttaatgattaaattataaaaaaaatttagttaaggGATGAAAATGAATAAAGATATTATAAATAAGACAATATGAAACATGTTTTTCATAGCATAACTTAGCTTATAATAATCAAATCACAAAATATCCTAAcaaaagaattttcaaaatttaaattttttttactaattcaTGTACTATTACGCTCCTTCAAGTTTT
This window of the Gossypium hirsutum isolate 1008001.06 chromosome A09, Gossypium_hirsutum_v2.1, whole genome shotgun sequence genome carries:
- the LOC107888950 gene encoding dihydrolipoyl dehydrogenase 2, chloroplastic isoform X4, whose amino-acid sequence is MHSTLSFSRATTVPTTNYAFHSQSPINLRFCGLRREAFGISILTRSSSGRVRLSTRGRSKRISASTGNNGTPPKSFDYDLIIIGAGVGGHGAALHAVEKGLKTAIIEGDVVGGTCVNRGCVPSKALLAVSGRMRELQSEHHMKALGLQVSAAGYDRQGVAGHANNLASEIRSNLTNSMKALGVDILTGFGTIVGPQKVKYGKVGFTDNVVTAKDIIIATGSVPFVPKGIEVDGKTVITSDHALKLEFVPDWIAIVGSGYIGLEFSDVYTALGSEITPARDGKPVIIELTDAKTKEHKDTLEVDAALIATGRAPFTNGLGLENINVVTQRGFVPVDERMRVIDANGNLVPHLYCIGDANGKMMLAHAASAQGISVVEQVTGRDHVLNHLSVPAACFTHPEISMVGLTEPQAREKAVKEGFEISVAKTSFKANTKALAENEGEGLAKLIYRPDNGEILGVHIFGLHAADLIHEASNAIALGTRIQDIKFAVHAHPTLSEVLDELFKSAKVLDMKTLRKMKS
- the LOC107888950 gene encoding dihydrolipoyl dehydrogenase 2, chloroplastic isoform X1, with the protein product MHSTLSFSRATTVPTTNYAFHSQSPINLRFCGLRREAFGISILTRSSSGRVRLSTRGRSKRISASTGNNGTPPKSFDYDLIIIGAGVGGHGAALHAVEKGLKTAIIEGDVVGGTCVNRGCVPSKALLAVSGRMRELQSEHHMKALGLQVSAAGYDRQGVAGHANNLASEIRSNLTNSMKALGVDILTGFGTIVGPQKVKYGKVGFTDNVVTAKDIIIATGSVPFVPKGIEVDGKTVITSDHALKLEFVPDWIAIVGSGYIGLEFSDVYTALGSEVTFIEALDQLMPGFDPEISKLAQRVLINPRKIDYHTGVFATKITPARDGKPVIIELTDAKTKEHKDTLEVDAALIATGRAPFTNGLGLENINVVTQRGFVPVDERMRVIDANGNLVPHLYCIGDANGKMMLAHAASAQGISVVEQVTGRDHVLNHLSVPAACFTHPEISMVGLTEPQAREKAVKEGFEISVAKTSFKANTKALAENEGEGLAKLIYRPDNGEILGVHIFGLHAADLIHEASNAIALGTRIQDIKFAVHAHPTLSEVLDELFKSAKVKAPASTSSPISEPVAA
- the LOC107888950 gene encoding dihydrolipoyl dehydrogenase 2, chloroplastic isoform X2, which produces MHSTLSFSRATTVPTTNYAFHSQSPINLRFCGLRREAFGISILTRSSSGRVRLSTRGRSKRISASTGNNGTPPKSFDYDLIIIGAGVGGHGAALHAVEKGLKTAIIEGDVVGGTCVNRGCVPSKALLAVSGRMRELQSEHHMKALGLQVSAAGYDRQGVAGHANNLASEIRSNLTNSMKALGVDILTGFGTIVGPQKVKYGKVGFTDNVVTAKDIIIATGSVPFVPKGIEVDGKTVITSDHALKLEFVPDWIAIVGSGYIGLEFSDVYTALGSEVTFIEALDQLMPGFDPEISKLAQRVLINPRKIDYHTGVFATKITPARDGKPVIIELTDAKTKEHKDTLEVDAALIATGRAPFTNGLGLENINVVTQRGFVPVDERMRVIDANGNLVPHLYCIGDANGKMMLAHAASAQGISVVEQVTGRDHVLNHLSVPAACFTHPEISMVGLTEPQAREKAVKEGFEISVAKTSFKANTKALAENEGEGLAKLIYRPDNGEILGVHIFGLHAADLIHEASNAIALGTRIQDIKFAVHAHPTLSEVLDELFKSAKVLDMKTLRKMKS
- the LOC107888950 gene encoding dihydrolipoyl dehydrogenase 2, chloroplastic isoform X3, producing the protein MHSTLSFSRATTVPTTNYAFHSQSPINLRFCGLRREAFGISILTRSSSGRVRLSTRGRSKRISASTGNNGTPPKSFDYDLIIIGAGVGGHGAALHAVEKGLKTAIIEGDVVGGTCVNRGCVPSKALLAVSGRMRELQSEHHMKALGLQVSAAGYDRQGVAGHANNLASEIRSNLTNSMKALGVDILTGFGTIVGPQKVKYGKVGFTDNVVTAKDIIIATGSVPFVPKGIEVDGKTVITSDHALKLEFVPDWIAIVGSGYIGLEFSDVYTALGSEITPARDGKPVIIELTDAKTKEHKDTLEVDAALIATGRAPFTNGLGLENINVVTQRGFVPVDERMRVIDANGNLVPHLYCIGDANGKMMLAHAASAQGISVVEQVTGRDHVLNHLSVPAACFTHPEISMVGLTEPQAREKAVKEGFEISVAKTSFKANTKALAENEGEGLAKLIYRPDNGEILGVHIFGLHAADLIHEASNAIALGTRIQDIKFAVHAHPTLSEVLDELFKSAKVKAPASTSSPISEPVAA